A region of Methyloversatilis discipulorum DNA encodes the following proteins:
- the trxC gene encoding thioredoxin TrxC, translated as MHVVCPQCSATNRIPDERLGDGPVCARCKAPLLEAEPFALGDANFDAYVGRTELPVVVDFWADWCGPCRMMAPQFEAAARQLPQVRFAKVDTEAARQTAARFAIRSIPTLMLFRDGVEVARQAGAMSAADIVRWVQSHARG; from the coding sequence ATGCATGTCGTCTGTCCGCAGTGCAGCGCCACCAACCGCATTCCCGACGAGCGCCTGGGCGACGGCCCGGTCTGCGCGCGCTGCAAGGCGCCGCTGCTCGAAGCTGAGCCATTCGCGCTCGGCGACGCGAACTTCGACGCCTATGTCGGCCGCACCGAATTGCCGGTCGTTGTCGATTTCTGGGCCGACTGGTGCGGCCCCTGCCGCATGATGGCGCCACAGTTCGAAGCCGCCGCACGCCAGTTGCCGCAGGTGCGCTTTGCCAAGGTGGATACCGAAGCCGCGCGGCAGACCGCCGCGCGTTTTGCCATCCGCAGCATTCCGACGCTGATGCTGTTCCGCGACGGCGTCGAAGTCGCCCGACAGGCGGGCGCGATGAGCGCCGCCGACATCGTGCGCTGGGTGCAGTCGCACGCACGCGGCTAG
- the ubiU gene encoding ubiquinone anaerobic biosynthesis protein UbiU, with the protein MQTSRTAHATLPRKPALVCPAGSLRALTLAIDAGADAVYMGLKDATNARNFAGLNFDLAQARDGIAYARSRGREVLMALNTFADARAPERWFAAVDAAAGLGIDALICADTAVLAYARDHHPDLRLHLSVQASATTWEAIDFYRERYGIRRAVLPRVLTLPQVEQVCRQSSAEIEVFGFGSLCVMVEGRCALSSYATGQSPNTAGVCSPPSAVRWEDGADGVSARLNGVLIDRYAPDEPRGYPTLCKGRFDVDGARDYALEEPTSLNTLALLPQLMDMGIAAIKIEGRQRSPAYVEQVTRVWRAAIDDCAAQPARFGVQPQWTAALGRWAEGQQHTLGAYDRPWR; encoded by the coding sequence ATGCAAACATCCCGCACCGCCCACGCAACGCTCCCCCGAAAACCCGCCCTGGTCTGCCCGGCCGGCTCGCTGCGCGCGCTGACGCTGGCCATCGACGCCGGCGCCGACGCCGTCTACATGGGCCTGAAGGACGCCACCAACGCGCGCAACTTCGCCGGTCTGAACTTCGACCTCGCGCAGGCACGCGACGGCATCGCCTACGCCCGCAGCCGCGGTCGCGAAGTGCTGATGGCGCTCAACACCTTCGCCGACGCGCGTGCGCCCGAACGCTGGTTCGCCGCGGTCGATGCCGCCGCCGGCCTCGGCATCGACGCGCTGATCTGCGCCGACACCGCAGTGCTCGCCTACGCGCGCGATCACCACCCCGATCTGCGTCTGCACCTGTCCGTGCAGGCTTCGGCCACCACCTGGGAAGCGATCGATTTCTACCGCGAGCGCTACGGCATCCGTCGCGCCGTGCTGCCGCGCGTGCTGACGCTGCCGCAGGTCGAACAGGTGTGCCGGCAGAGCAGCGCAGAGATCGAGGTGTTCGGCTTCGGCAGCCTGTGCGTCATGGTCGAGGGCCGCTGTGCGCTGTCGTCCTACGCGACGGGCCAGTCGCCGAACACGGCCGGTGTCTGCTCGCCGCCGTCGGCCGTGCGCTGGGAGGACGGCGCCGACGGCGTATCGGCCCGGCTCAATGGCGTGCTGATCGACCGCTACGCGCCGGACGAACCGCGCGGCTATCCGACGCTGTGCAAGGGCCGCTTCGACGTCGACGGCGCGCGCGACTACGCGCTGGAAGAACCGACCAGCCTGAACACGCTGGCGCTGCTGCCGCAGCTGATGGACATGGGCATTGCCGCGATCAAGATCGAGGGGCGACAACGCAGCCCGGCCTATGTCGAACAGGTCACCCGCGTCTGGCGTGCCGCCATCGACGACTGCGCCGCGCAGCCGGCGCGCTTCGGCGTACAGCCGCAATGGACCGCCGCGCTCGGCCGCTGGGCCGAAGGCCAGCAGCACACGCTGGGCGCCTACGACCGGCCGTGGCGGTGA
- a CDS encoding amidase, which translates to MTDSALDVAARIARGDSTAVDELEVCLARIRRHNADINAVVTLDEAGAYAAARAADARRAAGGELPPLLGVPMTVKDAFETAGLRTTASHPPLAQHVPATDATVVARLKAAGAVLVGKTNLPELAATPQCWSPLFGPTRNPWDLALTPGGSSGGSAAAVAMGFSYIDPGSDIGGSIRLPAACCGVAGLKATENRIPRSGHIPHLPGGRRSVRHLLSFGALAPSVADLQTALAVLAGPDGLDVEVPRLPIQPAPPLTRPLRIAWWDEFGGLPLCRRTRAALAQTVTALQAAGCVVERRCPEGFDVIKAWQAYGWLAGTEIGLGMPALARRLIAVMGRFVTRDQPIAHAFVQGLALDAQRYNRALNRRDRMVHALESFLDSWDIWLCPVAPTTAYPQSELVWWRRPPDIPVDDAHLPFVEGAIGMVTPFSLTGSPVVVLPAGVEDGLPVGLQCVGRRWQDEALLVTCVAIERVLGGCPPPPRLLDHA; encoded by the coding sequence ATGACCGACTCCGCACTCGACGTCGCTGCCCGCATCGCACGCGGCGACAGCACGGCCGTCGACGAGCTGGAGGTCTGCCTCGCGCGCATCCGTCGGCACAACGCTGACATCAATGCGGTGGTCACACTGGACGAGGCCGGCGCATACGCCGCTGCGCGCGCCGCCGATGCGCGGCGTGCGGCAGGTGGCGAGCTGCCGCCGCTGCTCGGCGTGCCGATGACGGTGAAGGATGCATTCGAGACCGCCGGCTTGCGCACCACCGCCAGCCATCCGCCGCTGGCGCAGCACGTGCCCGCGACCGACGCGACCGTCGTCGCGCGGCTGAAGGCGGCCGGCGCGGTGCTGGTCGGCAAGACCAATCTGCCGGAACTGGCGGCTACGCCGCAGTGCTGGAGCCCTCTGTTCGGCCCCACGCGTAATCCCTGGGACCTGGCGCTCACTCCAGGCGGCAGTTCCGGTGGCAGCGCGGCCGCCGTGGCGATGGGCTTTTCGTACATCGATCCGGGCAGCGACATCGGCGGCTCGATCCGCCTACCCGCTGCCTGCTGCGGCGTGGCCGGGCTGAAGGCGACCGAGAACCGAATTCCGCGCAGTGGCCACATTCCGCATCTGCCGGGCGGACGGCGCAGCGTGCGCCACCTGCTGTCCTTCGGCGCGCTGGCGCCGTCAGTCGCCGACCTGCAGACCGCGCTGGCGGTGCTGGCCGGCCCGGACGGGCTCGATGTCGAAGTGCCGCGCCTGCCGATACAGCCGGCGCCGCCGCTGACCCGGCCGCTGCGCATCGCGTGGTGGGACGAGTTCGGCGGCCTGCCGCTGTGCCGCCGCACGCGTGCCGCACTGGCGCAAACGGTGACGGCGCTTCAAGCCGCCGGCTGCGTCGTCGAGCGGCGCTGCCCGGAAGGTTTCGACGTGATCAAGGCCTGGCAGGCCTACGGCTGGCTCGCCGGCACCGAGATCGGGCTCGGCATGCCGGCGCTGGCACGTCGGCTGATCGCCGTGATGGGCCGCTTCGTCACGCGCGACCAGCCGATCGCGCACGCCTTCGTGCAGGGGCTGGCGCTGGACGCGCAGCGATACAACCGTGCGCTGAACCGGCGCGACCGCATGGTTCACGCGCTTGAAAGCTTCCTCGACAGCTGGGACATCTGGCTGTGCCCGGTCGCGCCGACCACCGCCTATCCGCAGTCCGAACTGGTGTGGTGGCGCCGCCCGCCCGACATTCCGGTCGACGACGCCCACCTGCCCTTCGTCGAGGGTGCCATCGGCATGGTGACGCCGTTTTCGCTGACCGGCAGTCCGGTGGTCGTGCTGCCCGCCGGTGTCGAGGACGGCCTGCCGGTCGGCTTGCAGTGCGTCGGCCGACGCTGGCAGGACGAAGCGCTGCTGGTGACCTGCGTGGCGATCGAGCGGGTGCTGGGCGGATGTCCGCCGCCGCCGCGCCTGCTCGACCACGCCTGA
- the ubiT gene encoding ubiquinone anaerobic biosynthesis accessory factor UbiT produces MNTSFPIRLPALPPPPAALRRLIARLPIQPPSLLLAAALNRVLRPRLPADAALELADHTVEIEVRDFGLRCRLALRDGRFRSAPDHGPVALRIAADSASYLRLLRGDDDADRLFFERALVMEGDTEYGLLLKNTLDAIGPLLHRAV; encoded by the coding sequence ATGAACACCTCGTTCCCGATCAGGCTGCCGGCACTGCCGCCGCCGCCCGCCGCACTGCGCAGGCTGATCGCCCGCCTGCCGATACAGCCACCCTCGCTGCTGCTCGCCGCGGCACTGAACCGCGTGCTGCGTCCGCGCCTGCCGGCCGACGCGGCGCTCGAACTTGCCGACCACACGGTGGAGATCGAGGTACGCGACTTCGGTCTGCGCTGCCGCCTCGCGCTGCGCGACGGCCGCTTCCGCAGCGCGCCCGATCACGGCCCGGTCGCGCTGCGCATCGCCGCTGACAGCGCCAGCTACCTGCGCCTGCTGCGCGGCGACGACGACGCCGACCGCCTGTTCTTCGAACGCGCGCTGGTGATGGAGGGCGACACCGAGTACGGCCTGCTGCTGAAGAACACGCTGGACGCCATCGGCCCGCTGCTGCACCGCGCCGTCTGA
- a CDS encoding DUF1653 domain-containing protein: MSDLSPLPTIASGRYRHYKGGEYEVVGVVRHSETLEPMVLYRPLYNDSGLWVRPYDMFVGLVEIDGVPQLRFERLPD, translated from the coding sequence ATGAGTGATCTGTCGCCGCTCCCGACCATCGCGTCCGGCCGCTACCGCCACTACAAGGGCGGCGAGTACGAAGTCGTCGGCGTCGTCCGCCACAGCGAAACGCTGGAGCCCATGGTGCTGTACCGGCCGCTGTACAACGATTCCGGCCTGTGGGTGAGGCCGTATGACATGTTTGTCGGGCTGGTCGAGATCGACGGCGTGCCGCAGCTGCGGTTCGAGCGGCTGCCGGACTAG
- a CDS encoding carbonic anhydrase, giving the protein MPDELLARLRRFHEHTFPGVQEQFQDLVRDGQHPTILFIGCSDSRLVPYLLTGTGPGELFIVRNVGAFVPPYDGGTQRGELAGFHGTAAAIEYAVLNLKVAHIVVCGHSHCGGVRALYEGVGPDAPNLNAWLDLGREAVLPVQLTDEALRRTEQRAVVLQLERLMDYPMVRRQVDAGQLALHGWHYVIEEGEVHVFDVHRGAFVPASSADHSGTGPFLPFASDDISPVDAW; this is encoded by the coding sequence ATGCCCGACGAACTGCTCGCCCGCCTGCGCCGCTTCCACGAGCACACCTTTCCCGGCGTGCAGGAACAGTTCCAGGATCTGGTGCGCGACGGCCAGCACCCGACCATCCTGTTCATCGGCTGCTCCGATTCGCGCCTGGTGCCCTATCTGCTGACCGGCACCGGTCCGGGTGAGCTGTTCATCGTGCGCAACGTCGGCGCCTTCGTACCGCCCTACGACGGCGGCACGCAGCGCGGCGAACTGGCCGGCTTCCACGGCACGGCCGCAGCGATCGAGTACGCGGTGCTCAATCTGAAGGTCGCCCACATCGTCGTCTGCGGCCACAGCCACTGCGGCGGCGTGCGCGCGCTGTACGAAGGCGTCGGGCCGGACGCGCCCAATCTGAACGCCTGGCTGGACCTCGGGCGCGAAGCGGTGCTGCCAGTGCAGCTCACCGACGAGGCGCTGCGCCGTACCGAACAGCGCGCCGTCGTGCTGCAGCTCGAAAGGCTGATGGACTACCCCATGGTGCGTCGTCAGGTCGACGCCGGGCAGCTCGCGCTGCACGGCTGGCACTATGTGATCGAGGAAGGCGAGGTGCATGTGTTCGACGTGCACCGCGGCGCCTTCGTACCGGCGTCGAGCGCCGACCACAGCGGCACCGGTCCCTTCCTGCCCTTCGCCAGCGACGACATCAGCCCGGTGGATGCGTGGTGA
- a CDS encoding pyrroloquinoline quinone-dependent dehydrogenase yields the protein MLNSAGAFPRAARKTLWLSIMLGAAPLAMAAAGDGNWTEYNGDKAGSRYLAGGKVNAQSVKSMKVAWRWAMPDNKIWQDNAELRTWVNQSTPLAIDGVLYSSSPMAMVSAIDGKTGKTLWTYDPKAYIEGTPPNLGFISRGLSYWANGEDKRILVGTGDGYLIALNAKTGKPIESWGDKGRIDMTKGLRRFVDRSLVALTSPPIVCGNTIVPSLAVLDSFAVGRAPMKNHPPGDIQAFDIRSGKRVWHFEQPPQEGQPGNETWEDGSWKTTGSANMWARPSCDEELGLVYLPFSTPTNDFYGGHRKGNGLFGESVVALNAKTGKIAWYQQIVHHGLWDYDLPTAPNLMDLTVNGKKVKALAQVTKQGFVFTFDRSTGAPVWPITEKPVPQSTVPGERSSLTQPFPSLPAPFVQQGVTEDDLIDLTPQLKEEAKKILSRYNYGPLYTPPTIDKAGTLQVPGVLGGASWAGAAHNPKTNVLYVPSFTIPFGIKLKKENEGVYDYTGTWAGVGGPQGLPLFKPPFSTVTAIDMNTGKHLWRVPAGKGPVDHPAIKDLKLDRVGVPRESFIALTDDVLFLAPEGTNSVIGLSSRGNALITQATAEEKEPFLYAHDARTGDVLGEVKLPGAAFGALMTYRAGGKQYVVVPIGGAGLPAELVAVQVD from the coding sequence ATGCTGAATTCCGCGGGCGCTTTTCCCCGCGCAGCCAGGAAGACACTGTGGCTGTCCATCATGCTCGGCGCAGCCCCGCTGGCGATGGCCGCTGCGGGCGACGGCAACTGGACCGAGTACAACGGCGACAAGGCCGGCTCGCGCTATCTGGCCGGCGGCAAGGTGAACGCACAGAGCGTGAAGTCGATGAAGGTGGCCTGGCGCTGGGCCATGCCGGACAACAAGATATGGCAGGACAACGCCGAACTGCGCACCTGGGTGAACCAGTCGACGCCGCTGGCGATCGACGGCGTGCTGTACTCCAGCTCGCCGATGGCGATGGTGTCGGCGATCGACGGCAAAACCGGCAAGACCTTGTGGACCTACGACCCCAAGGCCTATATCGAAGGCACGCCGCCCAATCTGGGCTTCATCAGCCGCGGCCTGTCCTACTGGGCGAACGGTGAGGACAAGCGCATCCTGGTCGGCACCGGCGACGGCTACCTGATCGCGCTCAACGCGAAGACCGGCAAGCCGATCGAGTCCTGGGGCGACAAGGGCCGCATCGACATGACCAAGGGCCTGCGTCGCTTCGTCGACCGTTCGCTCGTTGCCCTCACTTCGCCACCCATCGTGTGCGGCAACACCATCGTGCCCAGTCTGGCTGTGCTCGATTCCTTCGCCGTCGGTCGCGCGCCGATGAAGAACCATCCGCCGGGCGACATCCAGGCCTTCGACATCCGCAGCGGCAAGCGTGTGTGGCATTTCGAACAGCCGCCGCAGGAAGGCCAGCCGGGCAACGAAACCTGGGAAGACGGTTCGTGGAAAACCACCGGCTCGGCAAACATGTGGGCGCGCCCGAGCTGCGACGAGGAACTGGGCCTGGTCTATCTGCCCTTCTCGACGCCGACCAATGACTTCTACGGCGGCCACCGCAAGGGCAACGGCCTGTTCGGCGAGTCGGTGGTGGCGCTCAACGCGAAGACCGGCAAGATCGCCTGGTACCAGCAGATCGTCCACCACGGCCTGTGGGACTACGACCTGCCGACCGCGCCGAACCTGATGGACCTCACCGTCAACGGCAAGAAGGTGAAGGCGCTGGCGCAGGTGACCAAACAGGGCTTCGTGTTCACATTCGACCGCAGCACCGGTGCGCCGGTATGGCCGATCACCGAAAAGCCGGTGCCGCAATCTACGGTGCCGGGCGAACGGTCCTCGCTCACGCAACCTTTCCCCAGCCTGCCCGCGCCCTTCGTGCAGCAGGGCGTCACCGAGGACGACCTGATCGACCTGACGCCGCAACTGAAGGAAGAGGCGAAGAAAATCCTGTCGCGCTACAACTACGGCCCGCTGTACACGCCGCCGACCATCGACAAGGCCGGCACGCTGCAGGTGCCGGGCGTACTTGGCGGCGCCAGCTGGGCCGGTGCCGCGCACAACCCGAAGACCAATGTGCTGTACGTGCCGTCCTTCACCATTCCCTTCGGAATCAAGCTGAAGAAGGAGAACGAAGGCGTGTACGACTACACCGGCACCTGGGCCGGCGTCGGCGGTCCGCAAGGTCTGCCGCTGTTCAAGCCCCCCTTCTCCACCGTCACCGCGATCGACATGAACACCGGCAAGCACCTGTGGCGCGTGCCGGCCGGCAAGGGCCCGGTCGATCACCCGGCGATCAAGGACCTGAAGCTGGATCGCGTCGGCGTGCCGCGCGAGAGCTTCATCGCGCTGACCGACGACGTGCTCTTTCTGGCACCGGAAGGTACGAACTCGGTGATCGGCCTGTCGTCGCGCGGCAATGCGCTGATCACGCAGGCGACCGCGGAAGAGAAGGAACCCTTCCTGTACGCGCACGACGCGCGCACCGGTGACGTGCTCGGCGAAGTGAAGCTGCCGGGTGCCGCCTTCGGCGCGCTGATGACCTATCGCGCCGGCGGCAAGCAGTACGTCGTGGTGCCGATCGGTGGCGCCGGCCTGCCGGCCGAGCTGGTGGCCGTCCAGGTCGATTGA
- a CDS encoding TraR/DksA family transcriptional regulator codes for MSTPLTQADREQLERRLRARHDALTAHIQAQLAGRTRAEHAREVLLQDGDDAPQRSADREIDLAMTDLETVELAALDAALQRLDDGHYGTCAECGTDIPLARLQAEPQAALCVGCQGARERGRPHAASL; via the coding sequence ATGAGCACCCCGCTTACCCAGGCCGACCGCGAACAGCTGGAACGCCGTCTGCGCGCGCGCCACGACGCACTGACCGCCCACATCCAGGCACAGCTTGCCGGCCGCACACGGGCCGAACACGCGCGCGAAGTACTGCTGCAGGACGGCGACGACGCGCCACAGCGCAGCGCCGACCGTGAGATCGATCTGGCGATGACCGATCTCGAAACGGTCGAACTGGCCGCGCTCGACGCCGCGCTGCAGCGTCTGGACGACGGTCACTACGGTACGTGCGCCGAATGCGGCACCGACATCCCACTCGCCCGGCTGCAGGCGGAACCGCAGGCCGCGCTGTGCGTCGGCTGTCAGGGCGCCCGCGAACGGGGGCGCCCGCACGCGGCCAGCCTCTGA
- a CDS encoding GNAT family N-acetyltransferase encodes MMQIDTATPADIPALCGLLSALFAQEAEFTPDTTAQARGLAMIVSDPRVGSVLVARRDGEIVGMVNLLFTVSTALGERVVLLEDMVVAPSARGAGVGSALLTVAIDFARVQRCPRITLLTDRVNADAQRFYARHGFVASDMLPMRRVDG; translated from the coding sequence ATGATGCAGATCGATACCGCTACACCCGCCGACATACCCGCACTGTGCGGACTGCTGTCCGCGCTGTTCGCGCAGGAAGCCGAATTCACGCCGGACACCACCGCCCAGGCGCGCGGGCTGGCGATGATCGTCAGCGACCCGCGCGTCGGCAGCGTGCTGGTCGCGCGACGCGACGGCGAAATCGTCGGCATGGTGAATCTGCTGTTCACCGTATCGACCGCGCTCGGTGAACGCGTCGTGCTGCTGGAGGACATGGTGGTCGCGCCGTCCGCGCGCGGCGCCGGTGTGGGCAGTGCGCTGCTGACCGTCGCGATCGACTTTGCACGCGTCCAGCGCTGTCCGCGCATCACCCTGCTGACCGACCGCGTCAATGCCGATGCGCAGCGCTTCTACGCGCGACATGGTTTCGTCGCGTCGGACATGCTGCCGATGCGTCGCGTGGACGGCTGA
- a CDS encoding peptidylprolyl isomerase, which produces MQSTQQSGGIARVNGIAINGADEDVTPDELRNRACTELLRQAAQKAGLLAASDEQSADGLISEEAATAIDTLIGQAVQVPEPSEEACRRHYSAHLGRYTVGQRARMRHILFAVTPGVDVNALRGRAEAVLIDVRAHADGEDPFPDAARQNSNCPSSERGGDLGWLAPEEVVPEFARAIFGQHDIGVLPRLVHSRFGFHVIDVQEREAGTVQPFEEVRGTVAASLRQQSFATALRQYVALLAGQAVLEGVDMDIADTPLVQ; this is translated from the coding sequence ATGCAGTCCACGCAACAGAGCGGCGGCATCGCCCGCGTCAACGGCATCGCGATCAACGGTGCGGACGAGGACGTTACGCCGGACGAACTGCGCAACCGCGCCTGCACCGAACTGCTGCGCCAGGCCGCCCAGAAGGCCGGCCTGCTTGCGGCCAGCGACGAACAGTCGGCCGACGGCCTGATTTCGGAAGAGGCCGCTACCGCCATCGACACGCTGATCGGTCAGGCGGTGCAGGTGCCGGAGCCATCCGAAGAGGCTTGCCGCCGCCATTACAGTGCCCACCTCGGCCGCTACACCGTGGGCCAGCGCGCACGCATGCGCCACATCCTGTTCGCGGTGACGCCGGGTGTGGACGTCAATGCACTGCGCGGTCGGGCCGAAGCGGTGCTGATCGACGTACGTGCGCACGCCGACGGCGAAGACCCCTTCCCCGACGCCGCCCGGCAGAATTCGAACTGCCCGAGCAGCGAACGCGGCGGCGACCTCGGCTGGCTGGCGCCGGAAGAAGTGGTGCCTGAATTTGCCCGCGCCATCTTCGGCCAGCACGACATCGGTGTACTGCCGCGCCTGGTGCACAGCCGCTTCGGTTTCCACGTGATCGACGTGCAGGAGCGCGAAGCGGGCACCGTGCAGCCCTTCGAGGAAGTGCGCGGCACCGTCGCCGCCTCGCTGCGCCAGCAGAGCTTCGCCACCGCGCTGCGCCAGTACGTCGCGCTGCTGGCCGGTCAGGCCGTGCTCGAAGGCGTGGACATGGACATCGCCGACACGCCGCTGGTGCAGTGA
- a CDS encoding PEP-CTERM sorting domain-containing protein codes for MRLLALTATTVLLSAASLAQAAAPTAVATWNFNNTLAADEAGKPALSVIDPLATSGFMMDTVFGESRWVYRFDGNATPSQQAGLFVDSSGLLDADDAYSVDIVFQFEADTASWENIFGVSNRQSDNALYIDPGQRLEVWPSGDGPTPFTYGEYHRVTLTNNGNDTVTGYMDGIFQFTLSSTSMNFSAYAAANPSRLIHFFADNLVGGGQGEFADGRVASIRLYDIELDGDQVGELPPLPAVPEPSAVVLMLAGLGVIAAAARRRA; via the coding sequence ATGAGACTGCTTGCCCTGACCGCGACGACCGTGCTGCTGAGCGCGGCATCGCTGGCCCAGGCCGCTGCACCGACCGCGGTGGCGACCTGGAACTTCAACAACACGCTGGCCGCCGATGAAGCCGGAAAGCCTGCACTGTCCGTCATCGATCCGCTGGCGACCAGCGGTTTCATGATGGACACCGTATTCGGCGAATCGCGCTGGGTGTACCGCTTCGACGGCAACGCCACGCCCAGCCAGCAGGCCGGCCTGTTCGTCGACAGCAGCGGGCTGCTCGATGCCGACGACGCCTATTCCGTCGACATCGTGTTCCAGTTCGAAGCCGACACGGCGAGCTGGGAGAACATTTTCGGCGTGTCCAACCGGCAGAGCGACAACGCGCTCTACATCGATCCGGGCCAGCGCCTGGAGGTGTGGCCCAGCGGCGACGGCCCGACGCCCTTCACCTATGGCGAATACCACCGCGTCACGCTGACCAACAACGGCAACGACACGGTGACCGGCTATATGGACGGCATCTTCCAGTTCACGCTGAGTTCGACCTCGATGAATTTCAGCGCCTACGCGGCAGCCAACCCGTCGCGCCTGATCCACTTCTTCGCCGACAACCTCGTGGGCGGCGGTCAGGGCGAATTCGCCGACGGCCGCGTGGCGTCGATCCGGCTGTACGACATCGAGCTCGACGGCGATCAGGTCGGCGAGCTGCCGCCGCTGCCGGCGGTGCCGGAGCCGTCGGCGGTCGTGCTGATGCTGGCCGGCCTCGGCGTGATCGCGGCGGCGGCCCGTCGCCGCGCCTGA
- a CDS encoding c-type cytochrome, protein MDIRKLTFAALMSCMASAMAFNAVLPDKAAEGAAPAGPAPFDLADPARIKAGQGRFQSTCADYCHGHKPALFVDREGLEAEYVFNTIRDGGKGATPMPPWGEVFTQEEIWELVAYIKSIGKW, encoded by the coding sequence ATGGATATACGGAAACTCACCTTCGCAGCCCTGATGAGCTGCATGGCTTCGGCGATGGCCTTCAACGCCGTACTGCCGGACAAGGCCGCGGAAGGCGCGGCACCCGCCGGCCCCGCCCCCTTCGACCTCGCCGACCCGGCCCGCATCAAGGCCGGCCAGGGCCGCTTCCAGTCCACCTGCGCCGACTACTGCCACGGCCACAAGCCGGCGCTGTTTGTCGACCGCGAGGGGCTGGAAGCGGAATACGTATTCAACACCATCCGCGACGGCGGCAAGGGCGCAACGCCGATGCCGCCCTGGGGCGAAGTGTTCACGCAGGAAGAGATCTGGGAACTGGTGGCCTACATCAAGTCCATCGGCAAGTGGTAG
- a CDS encoding U32 family peptidase: protein MNTQMNARIALTVGPVLYYWPRRTLLDFYAEVAESPADTVVLGEVVCSRRHEMKTEDWLALARELATCGKEIVLASQALLESAADLRALHRWADQTEFLVEAGDASALRALAGRPFVLGPHINVYSQPALREHAALGAIRWVAPVELALDALALINPPAAPVTGGPANDTPVATEVFAFGRLPLAFSARCFTARHFHLSKDQCGFRCIEHPDGLLLDTTEQQHFLALNGIQTQSAAQHCLIADAPALRAAGVTRARLSPTSRDFATVLDLFERTYNGQADAAEAAAALEALSLPGGLVNGYAHRRPGLERMPA from the coding sequence ATGAACACACAGATGAACGCCCGCATCGCACTGACCGTCGGCCCGGTGCTGTATTACTGGCCGCGCCGCACGCTGCTCGATTTCTACGCCGAAGTCGCCGAGTCACCCGCCGACACCGTGGTGCTCGGCGAAGTCGTGTGCAGCCGCCGCCATGAAATGAAGACCGAGGACTGGCTGGCCCTCGCGCGCGAGCTCGCCACCTGCGGCAAGGAAATCGTGCTGGCCAGTCAGGCATTGCTCGAATCGGCTGCCGACCTGCGCGCACTGCACCGCTGGGCCGACCAGACCGAATTCCTGGTCGAAGCGGGCGACGCCTCGGCGCTGCGCGCACTGGCTGGCCGACCCTTCGTGCTCGGCCCGCACATCAACGTCTACAGCCAGCCGGCGCTGCGCGAGCATGCCGCACTCGGCGCCATCCGCTGGGTGGCACCGGTCGAACTTGCGCTGGACGCGCTGGCGCTGATCAATCCGCCGGCCGCACCGGTGACCGGCGGACCGGCGAACGACACGCCGGTCGCCACCGAGGTATTCGCCTTCGGCCGCCTGCCGCTGGCTTTCTCGGCACGCTGCTTCACTGCGCGCCATTTCCACCTGAGCAAGGACCAGTGCGGCTTCCGCTGCATCGAGCATCCGGACGGCCTGCTGCTCGATACCACCGAACAGCAGCACTTCCTCGCCTTGAATGGCATACAGACGCAGTCGGCGGCGCAGCACTGCCTGATCGCCGACGCGCCGGCACTGCGCGCCGCTGGCGTCACGCGCGCACGGCTGTCACCGACCTCGCGCGACTTCGCCACCGTGCTCGACCTGTTCGAACGCACTTACAACGGCCAGGCCGACGCCGCTGAAGCCGCCGCTGCGCTCGAAGCGCTGAGCCTGCCCGGCGGCCTGGTCAATGGTTACGCCCACCGCCGCCCCGGACTGGAAAGGATGCCCGCATGA